In Castanea sativa cultivar Marrone di Chiusa Pesio chromosome 6, ASM4071231v1, a single window of DNA contains:
- the LOC142640621 gene encoding ribosome biogenesis protein NOP53 encodes MGKKAKGSRKGKKAWRANISSADIEDFYEKSTKDALSGGSLSSAPSDSLFFVDKSTDLSVKRKIEKHREKVLRCDSVLQKNPFVQAVPSSTLKKPKRKQMGVSIASDATQVGTKDDSAMVDIWDDKGEDNRKSKKKLKHSVIPAVEVEHPGCSFNPSEESHKDVLAQAVAEEMQKVYQNELGPQPVPLTVPGKVIDEEEMYFIDADNASDDDDDEMNVENENEDTAQEKRSSKLKRVTRVELNKRARRKEKMKKEAEARKMEGVSKEIDSIPDILQEIAKEDEEKQNKHLRRVVAKQERLKSCPPRLGKYKFEPAPVQVLLSEEITGSLRKLKACCTLAKDRYKSLEKRGLIIPTVKSSRK; translated from the exons ATGGGGAAGAAAGCAAAGGGTTCTCGAAAGGGAAAGAAAGCATGGAGAGCAAACATAAGCAGTGCAGACATCGAAGACTTCTATGAGAAATCCACAAAAGACGCTCTCTCCGGTGGCTCTCTCTCCTCCGCTCCCAGCGACTCTCTCTTCTTCGTCGACAAGTCCACTG ATCTTTCGGTGAAGCGGAAGATTGAaaaacatagagagaaagtacTCCGCTGCGACAGCGTGCTACAGAAGAACCCTTTTGTTCAAGCAGTGCCGTCTTCAACACTGAAGAAACCCAAGAGAAAGCAGATGGGGGTTTCAATAGCAAGTGATGCTACTCAAGTTGGTACCAAG GATGATTCAGCTATGGTTGACATTTGGGATGACAAAG GTGAAGACAACCGCAAGTCCAAAAAG AAATTGAAACATTCAGTTATTCCAGCAGTAGAAGTTGAGCATCCAGGTTGTTCATTCAATCCCTCAGAAGAAAGTCATAAG GATGTTTTGGCTCAAGCTGTTGCAGAAGAAATGCAGAAAGTCTATCAGAATGAGTTGGGACCTCAGCCAGTCCCATTAACTGTTCCTGGCAAAGTTATTGATGAAGAAGAG ATGTATTTTATTGATGCGGATAATGcaagtgatgatgatgatgatgagatgaatgtggaaaatgaaaatgagGATACTGCACAAGAGAAAAG ATCTAGCAAACTAAAGAGGGTGACCCGAGTTGAGTTAAATAAGAGAGCTAGACGtaaagaaaagatgaaaaaggAAGCAGAGGCTAGAAAGATGGAGGGAGTTTCTAAAGAAATTGATAG CATACCTGATATCCTTCAGGAAATAGCTAAAGAGGATGAGGAGAAGCAGAATAAACATCTCCGGAGAGTTGTAGCCAAACAAGAAAGACTAAAATCGTGTCCACCGCGCTTGGGGAAGTACAA ATTTGAGCCTGCCCCAGTTCAGGTCCTATTATCTGAAGAAATAACTGGATCACTTCGCAAATTAAAG GCTTGTTGCACGCTTGCGAAAGACCGGTATAAGAGCCTGGAAAAAAGAGGATTGATTATCCCAACAGTCAAGAGCAGCAG GAAGTAG
- the LOC142638143 gene encoding uncharacterized protein LOC142638143, whose product MRTLASHLTSYLCRRKLGCNVQSRNSSSFNVKDELSIEKDAERKIGWLLKLIFAGTASAVAYQLFPYLGDNLLQQSVSLLHVKDPLFKRMGASRLARFAIDDERRMKIVETGGAQGLLNMLGAAKDDRTRKEALKALTALSHSDEAVRALHLAGAVSVIRSAPQSVEDADVEKYKSSLLKRFQDLRNDVSS is encoded by the exons ATGCGCACGTTAGCCTCCCACCTCACTTCT TATTTGTGTAGAAGAAAACTTGGATGCAATGTACAGTCTCGCAATTCCTCATCATTCAATGTAAAAG ATGAGCTCTCCATTGAGAAGGATGCTGAAAGAAAGATAGGGTGGTTATTGAAACTAATCTTTGCTGGGACTGCATCAGCTGTTGCTTACCAGTTATTTCCGTATTTGG GTGATAATTTGTTGCAACAGTCCGTGTCCCTGTTACATGTCAAGGATCCTTTGTTTAAGAGAATGGGAGCATCTCGATTAGCTCGTTTTGCAATAGATG ATGAAAGGAGGATGAAAATAGTAGAGACTGGTGGGGCTCAAGGGCTCTTAAATATGTTGGGGGCTGCTAAAGATGACCGGACACGGAAGGAAGCTTTGAAGGCCCTTACTGCCCTCTCACACTCAG ATGAAGCTGTTAGAGCTTTACACCTTGCTGGGGCTGTCTCAGTTATCAGGTCTGCCCCACAGTCCGTTGAGGATGCAGATGTTGAAAAATACAAGTCAAGCTTGCTGAAGAGATTTCAAGACCTGAGAAATGATGTTTCATCTTGA
- the LOC142640027 gene encoding uncharacterized protein LOC142640027, with product MEFHYDIDFIFSNDEPPFDPSSDDDELELTLAIVIEELNNEGASTSHRRLVQPCRFIWRNPFQGHNRLFHDYFAETPVYPPNVFRRRFRMSLSLFLRIHSRVEVTEPYFVQKRNVANTLGLSSLQKMTASIRMLAYGVSTDFMDEYLRIGETTTIKSLKFFVKTVVSIFSEKYLRSPNNNDIARLLAAGQHHGFPRMLGSIDCLHWRKNYLRKWKGQYIGHSRDPTIILEIVALYDLWIWHAFFGLLGSYNDINVLERSSVFSELAEGCTPPVNYSINGNDYLMGYYLTDGMYPSWTTFVKTIPAPQDHKR from the coding sequence ATGGAATTCCattatgatattgattttattttttcaaatgatgAGCCTCCATTTGATCCatcttctgatgatgatgagttGGAACTTACTCTAGCTATTGTCATAGAAGAATTAAACAATGAAGGAGCATCAACATCACATCGTCGTTTGGTTCAACCTTGCAGGTTTATCTGGCGTAATCCTTTCCAAGGTCATAACAGGCTTTTCCATGATTATTTTGCTGAAACACCAGTGTATCCTCCTAATGTATTTCGAAGGAGGTTTCGAATGagtctttctctttttctacgTATCCATTCAAGAGTTGAAGTTACTGAACCATACtttgttcaaaaaagaaatgtggCTAACACACTTGGGTTGTCTTCCCTTCAAAAGATGACCGCTTCAATCAGAATGCTTGCTTATGGAGTGTCGACTGATTTCATGGATGAATACTTAAGGATTGGAGAAACCACTACAATAAAaagcttaaaattttttgttaaaacgGTAGTTTCAATCTTTTCTGAAAAGTACTTGAGGTCACCAAACAACAATGATATTGCAAGGTTGTTAGCGGCTGGCCAACACCATGGATTTCCAAGAATGCTGGGGAGCATCGACTGCTTGCATTGGAGGAAGAATTATCTACGTAAGTGGAAAGGTCAATATATTGGTCATTCTCGTGATCCAACGATAATTTTGGAAATAGTGGCGTTGTATGACCTTTGGATATGGCATGCATTTTTTGGGTTACTGGGGTCTTACAATGACATTAATGTCCTAGAACGGTCTTCTGTATTTTCTGAGCTTGCTGAAGGGTGTACTCCTCCGGTTAATTACTCAATAAATGGTAATGACTATTTGATGGGGTACTATCTTACAGATGGTATGTATCCATCATGGACAACATTTGTCAAAACAATTCCAGCACCACAAGACCATAAAAGATAA